In one Culex quinquefasciatus strain JHB chromosome 2, VPISU_Cqui_1.0_pri_paternal, whole genome shotgun sequence genomic region, the following are encoded:
- the LOC119767061 gene encoding probable serine/threonine-protein kinase clkA, with translation NNNNNNNNNNNNNNNNNNNNNNNNNNNNNNNNNNNNNNNNNNNNNNNNNNNNNNNNNNNNNNNNNNNNNNNNNNNNNNNNNNNNNNNNNNNNNNNNNNNNNNNNNNNNNNNNNNNNNNNNNNNNNNNNNNNNNNNNNNNNNNNNNNNNNNNNNNNNNNNNNNNNNNNNNNNNNNNNNNNNNNNNNNNNNNNNNNNNNNNNNNNNNNNNNNNNNNNNNNNNNNNNNNNNNNNNNNNNNNNNNNNNNNNNNNNNNNNNNNNNNNNNNNNNNNNNNNNNNNN, from the coding sequence aataataataataataataataataataataataataataataataataataataataataataataataataataataataataataataataataataataataataataataataataataataataataataataataataataataataataataataataataataataataataataataataataataataataataataataataataataataataataataataataataataataataataataataataataataataataataataataataataataataataataataataataataataataataataataataataataataataataataataataataataataataataataataataataataataataataataataataataataataataataataataataataataataataataataataataataataataataataataataataataataataataataataataataataataataataataataataataataataataataataataataataataataataataataataataataataataataataataataataataataataataataataataataataataataataataataataataataataataataataataataataataataataataataataataataataataataataataataataataataataataataataataataataataataataataataataataataataataataataataataataataataataataataataataataataataataataataataataataataataat